The sequence CGGCCTCACGTGGACCGTGCAGGAGCGGGGCGACGGCCGGACCGCGTGGACGTACGAGGACCCCGAGGGCGGCGCCGGCGCGCTCACCACCACGGTCAGCGCGTCGTCGGGCTCCGAGGACCTGCGCGAGGTGGTCGAGGCGGTGTCAGCGGCGCTCGTGCCCTGACCCCTGGTCCCCCCGGCAGCCCCGGCGGCGGACGCTAGCCGGCGTCGGGCGCCGGCCCGGCAGCGCGGGCGTCGAGCCGCACGAGGGCCCCGTCGAGCACCTCCTGGCAGCGTGCGGCGAGCGCCTCGCCCCGCTCCCACAGCGCGAGCGACTCCTCCAGGTCGGTGCTCCCGGACTCCAGGCGGCGGACCACCTCGACGAGCTCGTCGCGGGCGGCCTCGTACGGCAGGGACGCCGGGTCGGGCCGGTCGTCATCGCCGGGGGCGCCGGCAGCCCCGCGAGCACCGGCACCACCGGAGGGGCCGGCAGCACCAGCAGCACCGGAGGGCGGGCGGGTGGCGGTCGGGTCGCTCGCAGGGGTCACGGGGTGCTCCTCGTCGTGGTGGCGTCCGGGTCTGCCTGCGGTGCGGTCTCCCCGGCGAGCGTGACGCCGGCGACCGTGACGCCCAGGTGGCCGCGGGCCAGCGTGACGACGAGGTTGCCGCCGACGGACACCTCGTCCGCGCCACGGACCACGGCCGCGTCCGGCACGGTCCGCAC comes from Aquipuribacter hungaricus and encodes:
- a CDS encoding exodeoxyribonuclease VII small subunit — protein: MTPASDPTATRPPSGAAGAAGPSGGAGARGAAGAPGDDDRPDPASLPYEAARDELVEVVRRLESGSTDLEESLALWERGEALAARCQEVLDGALVRLDARAAGPAPDAG